AAAAACAGTTTCACAGTCGACGCATTCATTGGCAACGCAACTGACTGGGAAAAAGTTTGCTTGGGGAATCTTGTAGGTCTGCCAGTAGTTGTTGTTCCAACTGGATTTAAAAATATATCTAATCCACCTTCAAAGGAAAGTCGGAGGAGAACCACTATGAACACTGGCATTTATGCTCGTCCTGACCATGATCACATTGTAAGAAGCTCCTCAGTTCTGTTGTATTTTTCCAGTCCTACTGTGAAAAGTTGTATCAACAACTACCATAAGGTGTATTTGGTGATCTAAGACTCTTGCTACACAGCTGATTAttccttgttttcctcttctgcaGGCTCTGGCATTAGCAATAGCTTACCAGTCAGTCACTGATCACCATAAGCAGCGCCCACCAATAGACGATCTTGGGCCAAATGACAAGATACCTGATCCACCTAAAGTCGTTATCCCTCCCAGAAGGTTGCATCCATAAAGTTT
Above is a genomic segment from Hevea brasiliensis isolate MT/VB/25A 57/8 chromosome 17, ASM3005281v1, whole genome shotgun sequence containing:
- the LOC131175500 gene encoding uncharacterized protein LOC131175500, with the protein product MDVEMLAHFDEWQRTGQDNVYEAQDQWPTELRRSRVISAVDYVQAQRARRKLIEEVKNSFTVDAFIGNATDWEKVCLGNLVGLPVVVVPTGFKNISNPPSKESRRRTTMNTGIYARPDHDHIALALAIAYQSVTDHHKQRPPIDDLGPNDKIPDPPKVVIPPRRLHP